The genomic interval GGTCTGGCCGCCGAGGGGATTGTCGGTGAAGGTCAGGGTGTAGTAGTAGTTGACGCCTATGTAGTCGGGGGTGCCCTCGCTCAGCAACTCGAGATCCCCTGGCAGTATCTCGGGGGCCTCGCCGGTTTCTCTCAGGTAGGCGAGCGCCGCCTGGGGGTAGCGGCCGAAGCAGTAGGCATCCAGCCACCAGAGGTTGGTGAACTCCTCGGCATTCTCGAACGCCAGCATGTCGCTCGGGGCGCAGGAGGCCGGATAGGCAGGCGAGTAGGCGAAGCTCGGGCCTATGAGGCCGTTTGGCACATGCTGACGGAACGCCTTGATGACACGGGCGTTGGCCAGAAAGGCGATGTGGTTGGCGGCGAAGAAGCGCTTCCTGTCCTGCACTGCGGGCGGATGGGTGCCGAGCTGGTAGGCGTTGGTCAGGTTGTAGTTCTGCTCGTTGAGGGAGACCCAGTACTTCACCTTGCCGGCGAAGCGCTGATAGAGGGTGACGCAGTAGTGCTCGAAGTCGTCGATGATGCGCCTGTCTTCCCAGCCGCCGTATTCGTCCTGCAGGGCCTGGGGCAGGTCCCAGTGGTAGAGGGTCAGCACAGGCTCGATGCCGTGGGCCAGCAGGGCGTCGATGAGCCGCTCGTAGAAGGCGAGCCCCGCCTCGTTCACCTCACCGCGCCCGCTTGGGAAGATGCGCGGCCAGCTCACCGAGAAGCGATAGGCCTTGAGCCCCATCTCGGCCATCAGCGCCACGTCCTCCTCCACCCTGTGGTAGTGATCCACCGCCACGTCCCCGTTGCTGCCCTCGAAGGTCTTGCCCGGCAACTTGGTGAAGAGATCCCACACCGAGGGGCCCTTGCCGTCTTCGTTCCAGGCCCCTTCCACCTGGTAGGCGGCGGAGGCGGCCCCCCAGAGGAAATCTGCGGGGAAGTCGTTGAACTTGGGATGGTGCATCTGGCTTGTCTCCTGCTGCTTGAGGATGGTGCCGCCTCTCCCCTTGGGGCATGGGCGGGGGTCAAAACGAATTGGCATCAGCATCGAACAGTTCTAGAATTCCGTCCAATGACAATTTTTGCCATTCAATATTCCAAACAGGAATGAAGGAGTCGTGATGGAGTTGCGGGATCTGAAGGCCTTCGTCACCCTGGGTGAGGTCTTGCACTTCGGTCAGGCGGCGGCGCGCCAGCACATCACCCAGTCGGCCCTGAGCAAGCAGATCCGGCGGCTGGAGGGGGAATTTGGCGGCGAGCTGTTCGAGCGCAACGCCAGCAGCACCCGGCTCACCCCCCTAGGGCGCGCCCTCTACGGGGATGCCTGTGCCCTGGTGGCCCAGAGCGAACAGCTCGGTCGCACCGCCCGCGACGTGTTGGCGGGCAATGGCGGCACCCTGCGCATCGGCTTCGGGGTCGCCACCAAGCTGCTGGTGCCCGCGGCCATCGCCCGTTTTCGGGCCAGCCGCCCCGGGGTCGGCATAGAGCTCAACGATCTCTCCAGCCATCACCAGCTGCTGGCACTCGCCGAGGGCAGGCTGGATCTCGGCTTCTGCCGCCTGCCCGCCCCCAAGGGCTGGCAGGTGCTGCCCGTGGTGCGCGCCCATTTCGTCGCCGTGCTGCCCGCCGGCTACCAGGGGGTGACGGGGCTCTCGGATCTGCTGGACAAGCCACTCGCCATACTGCGCCGGGACAAGGCCCCCTCCTTCCACGATCAGTTCGTGCACTACCTGGCCCAGAGCGGGCTGCGCTTTGGGGATATCCAGTACGTCAACGACTTCGCCGCCGGCATCGCCACCGCGGCGGCGGGTATCGCCTGGACCCTGGTGCCCTCCTCCACCACCATAGAGCACCCGGACGTCATCACCCTGCCCCTGGCGGAGGCCGAGGCGAGCTGGATCATAGGGCTCATTCGCCCACCGGGAGGGGATAACCCCCTCATCACCCCCTTCTGGCAGACGGTGGCCGAGCTCGGTGATCCCGCCCTCACCGCCCTGGGTGATCGGGGCGGTGCAGGATCATGACGCGGCCATGGCGGTCATTCACTGAACGGCATCGTTCGAGAACCACATTAACGGTAGCTTTTGAGCAGCCAGCCCCCGTAAAATTGCACCATGGCTCCGGCGCCCGGTGCCAACCGACAAGGACTCGTTTCTCCAATGCTATCTCACTGGCTGCTGAGGTTTGATCTCCATCGCCTCATCCTGGCCCTGGCCGTGCTCGGCGTGCTGGCCACCTTCGGCAACAGCTTCTACGCCATCCATCAGGCACAGCGACAGCTGCTGATCGACAGTACCCTGGAGGCCAACCGTGTCTATGCCACCAAGCTGGCCGCCTCCACCGCGGCCATGCTGAACGCGGCCCAGCAGCAGCTTGCCTACAGCGCCACCCTGCTGGCGCCGCTGCTGCATGCCAATGACGTCAAGGGGCTGGAGCAGGAGGTGGCCCAGCTGCGCGAGCGCACCAACACCTTCAACTCGGTGGCCGTCGTGAACACCGAGGCCACCATAGTCGCCGTCTCCCCCGAGGCCCTGAAGGTCAAAGGGGCCAAGCTCAGCTCCCGCAGCGCCCGCCAGAGTCTGGCCAGCCGGAAGCCGCTCATCTCTGACCCGCTCATCGCCCTCTCCGGCAACTACCTCATCAGCCTCTCCTATCCGATCTTTTTGGCCGACGGGCGCTTCCTCGGCTTCGTGGCTGGCAGCATCTACCTGGAATCCGCCAGCGTGCTCTCCGGCCTGCTGGGCCAGCACTATTATCAGGACGGCTCCTACCTCTACGTGGTCGACCGGCAAAGGACGCTGATCTACCACCCCAACCCCAAGCGCATCGGCCAGAAGATAGGTGACAATGCGGTGGTGGACGAGGTGTTGCAGGGGCGGCAGGGAGCGCAAAGCGTGCTCAACTCCCGGGGGAGCGAGATGCTGGCGGGCTTCGCCCCCGTGGCCGGTGCCGGCTGGGGAGTGGTGGCCCAGCGCCCCCGCAGCGCCACCCTGGCCGGGCTGGATCAACAGATGCTCGAGATCCTCAAGGGGATGATCCCGGTCACCCTCTTCATCCTCTTCGTCATCTGGCTCTCGGCCACCGCCATTGCCAGGCCGCTGCGGCAACTGGCCAACAGGGCCAGGCTGATGGATCAGCAGGAGGCGGCCTCCAACATCTCCGGCATCCGCGCCTGGTACTTCGAGGCGGCCCAGTTGAAACTGGCCATCCTCAAGGGGCTGGGGTTGCTCAACACCAAGATTGACCAGTTGCATACCGACAGCCACACCGACCCCATGACGGGCCTCTTCAACCGGCGGGCCATGCAGCAGATGCTGGACGACTATCAGGCGCAATCCCGGCCGCTGGCGGTCATCGCCCTCGATATCGATCACTTCAAGGGGATCAACGACCACTTCGGTCACGACGTCGGGGACGCCGTCATCGTCGCCCTGGCGACCCTGATGCAGCGGGATCTGCGTGCCGATGCCGCCCTGTGCCGCAGCGGCGGCGAGGAGTTCCTGCTGCTGCTGCCCGGCGTCTCCCTGGTGCAGGCGCAGCGGATCGCCGAGCGGCTGCGGCTGACGGTGGCGGGCCACGAGATGGAGCAGGCCGGGCGCATCACCATCTCCCTCGGGGTCGCCCACTGGCCGGGGGATGCCAGCGATCTCGGTGCCGTGCTCAAGCAGGCGGACAAGGCGCTCTATCAGGCCAAGCACAGGGGCCGCAACTGCGTGGTGGTGGCCGGCGCCTGAGGCCCCGGCGTCAGAAGCTGTAGCCCATCTTGAGATAGATGCCCGCGTTGTCGTCCTTGCCCATCGCATACTCGAGGTTGGCGACTATGCCCGCCTCCGGCTTGAGCAGATACTGCACCCCCGCCCCCCAGGCCGGGTAGACATTGTCGCTGTCACCACAGTCCAGAGACTCCCCGTTCACGGCGTCGCCGTAGAGACAGGCCACCCCGGCGAAGGCGGTGAGGGTCCAGCGTTCGGCGAGCTGGTAGCGCTCCTCGACCTCCAGCGCCGACATGTGCTGGCCCAGGTACTCCCCCGGGGTGTAGCCACGCAGGTAGATGGGGGAATAGGAGCCACTCGGTGCGTTGTGGGAGAACTGGTTGCGATTGCGCCAGGCGAGCACATTGCCATCCCCGTGACTCCAGTAGCCCCGATAGTCGACCCGATAGATGTCAAAGTCCCCTTCTCCCCCCAGCCCTTCCCGATAGGCCAGGTTGTTGACGTTCAAATACCAGCCCCTGGTCGCGCTGAAGTCGCTGTCCCGGGAGTCGTGCTGCACCACCAGCCCGAGTCCCCCCGAGGTGAAGCCCGCCAGCCCCAGCTCGTCCAGGATCTGATCCGACTCCAGATCCTGTCCCTGCACCTCGTAGTTGGAGTAGGCCGCCATGCCACCGACGAACCAGTCCCCCTCCACCCGATAGAGATAGCGCAGGAAGGCGGAGCGGAAGTTGTCGTTGGTCGCGAGGGCACGGCCGGTGCCGAGGTAATCCTGATAGCTGTTGTTGATGTCGCCAAGGATGACGCCACCGACGATGCGGTGGTGATCCGCCCCGAACGACGTCTTGGCGAAGGCGCTGGTGATGAGGGATGCCGAGGTGGTGTACTTGCCGGACAGGGTGAACAGCGAGGGGCGCGAGCCCTCATCGAACTGGTGCAGGTAACCCACCATCAGACCCGCCGCCGTGTCCAGCTTGGGGCTGGAGCTCAGCAGGGGCACGAACAGCCAGGGGGAGCGCTCGCCCGCCTTGGCCGCCTTTGCCTTTCGCTCGTCACAACGCGTCTGCGCCTCTTCCTTGGCGGGATCCGCCGCCATCGCGGGGCTGGCCGCCAGGATAAAGGCCAGGCCGGCCATCAGGGGGGAGATTGCATGGTGCATCTGTGGGTTCCGCACGGGATCGCGCACGGCAAAGCGGCGGCGCTGGGCCACCCTGCTCGGCAGGCACGTCGGGGTTCAGGTTGCCGGCCGCCTTGCATCAGGGGCCGGAAGAGGGCCGCAGCATAGCGGCATCCCCCGACCCCGACCACCGCAAGATGGTGCGCCATACAATCGCCGTACAGCTTCGGCAAACGAGAGGACCCGGCGAATAGCGGGCATGAAAAAACCCCTGCCTGGGCAGGGGTTCGGAGCGCGGACGCTTACAGATTGACGGCGAGGCTGGCGGCCTGTCCCTGGCTTGGGGTCACCAGCACCGGCACCGACTTGGAGGTGGGGGTGAAGGAGCCCTCCCCTATGCTCTCGATGGCCACCAGGGGGTTGGTCTCCGGGTAGTAGGCGGCGATGTTGCCCCTGGGGATCTCGTAGAAGATGACGCTAAAGCCGCGCACCACCCGCTCGCGCCCGTCGTTGCAGATGGCGGTCATGTCCACCTGCTGCTCCTCGGCCAGCCCCAGGCGACGGGCATCCTCCTCGTTCATGAAGACCACGTTGCGCCGCCCCTTGATGCCGCGGTAGCGATCGTCCATGCCGTAGATGGTGGTGTTGTACTGATCGTGGGAACGCAGGCTCTGGAGCAGCAGCACGGGCTCGTCCACCATCTGCTCCGCGTGGCTGGTGCACTGGGGCAGGATGGAGTCCGGCAACCGGCTCGCCCGAAACTCGGCGCGCCCGCTCGGGGTGTTCCAGCGCAGCAGGGCGGCGCCGTTCTCCAGGTGGAAGCCGCTGGGTTCCTCGATGCGGCGGTTGAAGTCGTCAAAGCCGGCTATGGTCTCGGCGATGAGGTTGCGCAGCAGGGCGTAGTCGTCCCGCAGCGCCAGCCAGTCCACCCGCTCACTGCCGAGCGTCGCCTCGGCCATGCGGGCGACTATGTCGATCTCCGAGAGACAGAGCGGCGAGACCGGCTCGTTCATGCCGGTGGAGGCGTGCACCATGCTGAAGGTATCCTCCACTGTGATCTTCTGGACGCCGCTGCGCTGGGTGTCGAGCTCGGTGCGGCCGAGGCAGGGCAGGATCAGGGCATCGTTGGAGACCATGAGGTGGCTGCGGTTGAGCTTGGTGCTGATCTGCACGTTGAGCTCGCTCTTGCGCATCGCCTCATAGGTGAAGTCGGTATCCGGCGCGGCGGCCGCCAGGTTGCCCCCAAGGCAGACGAGCACCTTGCTCTTGCCGCCGTGCAGGGCCTTGAGCGCCTCGTAGACGTTGTGCCCCGGCGTGCGCTTGAGGCCCACCGGGAAGCGGCGCTCCAGGCGGTCGATAAAGGCGGCGTTGGGTTTCTCGTTGATCCCCATGGTGCGGTTGCCCTGCACGTTGCTGTGGCCGCGCACCGGGCAGAGCCCCGCCCCCGGCTTGCCAATCTGGCCGCACATCAGGTGCAGGTTGACGATTTCGCGAATGGTGTCGACCGAGTGCTTGTGCTGGGTGATCCCCATGGCCCAGCAGCTGATCACGCTCTCGCTCTGGGCGAAGATCCTGGCCGCCTGGACGATCTCCTCCCGCCCGAGCCCGGATTGCGCCTCGATCTGCGCCCACTCCGTGGCTTTCACCTGCGCCAGGTAGTCGTCAAAGTGCGCCGTGTGCTGCTCGATGAAGGCGAGATCGATGCGGCCCCCCTCCTCTTCCAGGATGTATTTCGCCATGCCGCGAATCGCCGCCATGTCGCCGCCAAGCTTCGGCGTGAGGTACTGGTGGCTGATGCGGGTGGCCGCCGGAGTCAGCAGCTCCGCCGGGCTCTGGGGGCTGGCGAAGCGCTCGAGGGCTACCTCTTTCAAATTGTTGAAGGTGACTATCTGGCACCCCTGGCGCGCCGCCTTGCGCAGGGCATTCATCATGCGCGGGTGGTTGGTGCCCGGGTTCTGGCCAAAGACGAAGATGGCCTTGGCGGCGTCGAAGTCATCGAGCACCACAGTGCCCTTGCCCACCCCGACGGACTGGATGAGCCCCACCCCGCTCGCCTCGTGGCACATGTTGGAGCAGTCGGGGAAGTTGTTGGTGCCATAGAGGCGGCCGAACAGCTGATAGAGGTAGGAGGCCTCGTTGCTGGCACGGCCCGAGGTGTAGAACTCCACCTCGTCGGGGCTGGCCAGGCTCTTGAGCTTGTCGGCGATGATAGCAAAGGCCTGATCCCAGCTCACCGGCTCGTAGTGATCGGTGGCCGGGTTGTAGCGCAGGGGCTCGGTCAGCCGGCCCTGGTATTCGAGCCAGTAGTCGCTCTGGGCAGAGAGGCGGCGCACCGAATGCTCGGCAAAGAAGGCGGCCCCCACCGTCTTGCCGGTGGACTCCCAGGCCACCGCCTTGGCACCGTTCTCGCAGAACTGGAAGGCCCCCTGTTTGTTGTCCCCCCAGGCGCAGCCGGGGCAATCGAAGCCGTCGGTCTGGTTGACCCGCAGCAGGTTCTTGATGTTCTGCCGGGTCTTCTGGCTGCGCAGCACCTGCTTGAAGGTGGACTGCAGGGAGGAAAAGCCGCCGGCCTTTGCCGGTTTCTCAATATGACTGGACATGGGAATCTCCGAACTGATCCTGGGCGCGGGGGCTGGCATAGCAGACCGGGGCATCGGATCTGGGCACATGAATGAGGGTCAGGTTGTATTTCAGGGCCAGTCGCACCGCGAGCTGGCTGGGAGAAGCAAGGCTGATGAGGTGGGCGGCGCCAAATTGCACCGCCTTGTGAATGAGTTCGCTGCCGCAGCGGCTGGTGATGACCAGGGTGTGGGCCTGCACCGGCTGGCGCAGCTGCATGCCGATGAGCTTGTCCAGGGCATTGTGGCGGCCTATGTCTTCCCGGCAGGCCAGGATCTCGCCGCGCTCATTGAGTGCCAGGGCGGCATGGAGGGCGCCGCTCTGGCGAGCCTTGCTCTGCCAGGGGGCGATGCGCTCACGCAAGTCCCGCAGACGCGCGGTATCCAAGGGGGCGCCCGGGGTCAGCGGGGTCAACTCGGGCAGCGCATGCTCTATGGCCTCCACCCCGCAGATGCCGCAGCCGCTCGCCCCGGCCAGGCGACGCTTGCGTCGGCCAAGCGCAGCCAGGCAGCGGTTGGCGATGGTGATGTCGAGCACCACCCCCTGCTCCGAAGAGATGCTCTGAATATCGTGCACATCGTGATTGCCTCCTATGATGCCCTCGCCAAACAGGAAGCCGATGGCGAAGTCGTCGAGATCATCCGGGGTGGCCATCATGACGGCGTGGTTGATGCCATTGATGTTGACGGACACGGCCACCTCTTCCACCAGCTCATCCAGCCTGGGCAACCGTGAATTGAATGGGATCATGCGAGACGCTTATAACGTGTATTCGGGCCTCAAGTTTAGATAAGTCGCTCCCCCAAAACCAATGAAACAAATCTATTCACCAATAGGAAACCTCTATTGCCATGGCGATGTCGATTGATTAACTTTGTCAGCCATCCTCCATGCCAATCGCCCCTCTTCGATGAACATCAAGCAGTTGCACTATTTCTACGAGCTGGCCCAGCACCGTCACTTCGCCAAGGCGGCCAAGGCCTGCTTCATCACCCAGCCGACCCTGTCCGCCAGCATCACGGCGCTGGAAAAATCCCTCGGCACCGAGCTGGTGGTGCGCAACAGCCAGTTCGTGGCGCTGACCCAGGCGGGGGAAGTGGTGCTGCGCCACGCCGAGCGCATGCTGCTGGAGCAGGACGCCATGCGCCAGGAGCTGAGCCTGTTTGGCGGCGCGCTCTCGGGGGTCCTGCGCATCGGCATGGTGCCCCAGTCGAGCATCGACATTATGCCGCTGCTCAAGCGCTTCAACGACGCCTTCCCCAAGGTCAGCCTGCGCCTGTCGGTGATGACCCACGGCACCCTGCTCGAGCAGCTGGATCTGCACCAGACCGACATCGGCCTCGGCTTTGACGAGCTGCTCACCGAGCATCAGCGCCGCTCCCTCGACGTCCAACTGCGCCACCCCAACCCCATGGCGCTGCTGGGGCCCCTGCCCCCGCACCTCTCCCCGAGCCAGCCCCTGAGGCTGGCGGACTTGCAGGATCTCCCCCTGATACTGCCGAGCGCCACTATGCAGTTTCGCCGCTACCTCGACGAGGCCGCCGCCCGTCAGCAGCTCAGCCTGCGGGTGGTGCTGGAGACAGACTCCCTGTTCCACCTGGCCAACGGGGTGAGCCACGGGCTCGGCTGCGCCGTGGTCAGTGCCGGCATCGCCGCCACCGCCCACCAACTCTTCAAGCTGCCCTGCCAACCCCTGGTCGATGCGAGCGCCGGCACCATCGCCTTCATCACCCGCAAGCACAGCGTCACCCCCGCCATGCGGGCCTTTCTCGCCGAGGCCGGGGCATAGAAAAGGCAGCCCACCCGGGGCTGCCTGCATATAGAGAATGGGGACCTGGCCCCTTGAATGGCGTCAGCGCGCCCCTTGCTGCTGGTCCAGCGCCGTGATGAAGGCGCTCGCCAGGGCCCGGTCGGAGAAGGGGTTCTGGCCGGTGATGAGTTCGCGATCGCTCACCACGCCGGGTTGCCAGGGGGCCACGAACTGCATCTTGCCACCGGCTTGCGCCATGGCCTGCGCCGGGTAGTAGCGCAGCTTGTCACCCTTGAGCGAGCCTTCGAATACCGCCTCCTCTTCGTCGGAGAAGATGGTCATCCTGTAACCGTCGTAGATCCACTCCCCGGCGCCGCCCGCCTTCCCTGCGATGACGGCCTGCTCGAACCCGGCCGGATCCCCCTGCGCCGCCAGCAGCGCGATGGGGCCGTGGCAGATGGCCGCGGTGGGCTTCTGACTGTCATGGAAATGGCGCAGCAGGGTGCCCACCTCGGGATCCGTGGCGAGATCAATGAGGGGGGCATGGCCGCCCGGGATGAACAGGCCGGCATAGCGCTCGGGGCCCGCTTTCAACACCGCATTCAGGGATTTCACCTCGCCGGTGGCGAGCAGAGCATCCACCACGGCACCGATGCGCCCCATCTCCTGCTTGCTCCCCCCAAAGTACTTGGGATCCACCGACCCCCGATCGGCCTGTGGCCGATTTCCCTTGGGGGTCACTATGGTCAGGGCATAGCCCGCATCCAGCAAGGCGGCGGCAGGCACCCCCAGCTCATTGAGGTAATAACCGGACGTCAATGTCTTGCCCTCTTTGAGCGGCAACGCTGTCTCGCTCGAGAGCAGGACCAGGACCTCTCCCTTGGGCGCCGCGCTGGCCGCGGCCGAGGTTGCCAGCAGCAGTGACGCCAGCAGGGCCTTGAGGGTGTTCTTCATCTTGATACTCCTTGGATTGGACTGTGATCGCTCAAACGGCAAGGGCGCCGCGTTGGATGAAGAATTTACTGATTACCTTTCGGCTAATAAACTGACACCATTGAACTTGTTTATTTACATGGATGAATATATGTCCCGTGCCTTCGACCCCGTTCAGCTCGGCAGCATAGAGCTCTTTTGCAAGGCGGCCGAGCTTGGCAGCTTCACCGCCACGGCCCAGGTGCTGGGGGTGACGCCAGCCTCGGTGAGCCGCTCCATCCAGCGCATCGAAGCCAGGCTGGGCGTCAAACTCTTCAATCGCACCACCCGCAGCGTGCGCCTCACCGACGACGGTGAGCTGTATCGGGCGCAGTGCCAGCAGGCCCTCGATCAGATTGCCGAGGCCGAGCGGGCCATCACCGGCCGCCAGCGTCATCCAAAGGGGTTGCTGCGGGTCAGCGTAGGCACCGTCTATGCCCACCACCGCCTGGTGCCCCTGCTCCCCGCTTTCATGGCCACCTATCCCGAGGTCGAGATCGAGCTCAATGTCTCGAACAGAAACATCGACTTCGTGGAGGACGGTTACGATCTCGCCATTCGTCTGGGTGAGCCGCGCGACTCCCGGGTGATCGCCCGCAAGCTGGAGGAGGCCAGCGTCGGGGTCTTCTGCTCCCCCGACTACGCCGCTCGCCGTCCTCCCCCGACCTCCCTGGCTGCGCTGCACCAGCACGATCTGATCCAGTTCATCACCCCCAGCACGGGGCGCCCCTTCCCCTGGAGCTTCATCGATGACAAGGGGCTGCCCGTCGATGTCAGTGTCCACAGTCGACAACGGGTGCTGGAGGATGTGCTGGCGGGCCTGGGCTGGGCGGTGGCAGGGGGCGGCTTGTTCCAGATCTACCATTTTGTGGCGGCAGAGGCACTCCGCCAGGGCAAGCTGGTGGAAGTCATGACCCCCTTTGCGGGGCGATCCCGCCCCTTCTACGCCCTCTATCCCCAGCATCGCCACCTCTCGACCCGGGTACGGGCCTTCGTGGATTACCTGCTGGCGGCGGTGCGCCCCTGAGACAAGGGCCCCTCGCCCTTTCCTTTTTACATAGCTGTGCGCGCCAGGCTGGCGCCACCGCACCTGATCATCCTTCTTCTGGGGTGAGCCGGGCGGCGTCCACGACACCGACGCTGGATACCATGGCCACCAGAATAAATATGCATAAAAATCAGTATAAGCATCTCGCCATATATGAACTTGTCTGCTGTTTGTATG from Aeromonas rivipollensis carries:
- a CDS encoding LysR family transcriptional regulator, whose product is MNIKQLHYFYELAQHRHFAKAAKACFITQPTLSASITALEKSLGTELVVRNSQFVALTQAGEVVLRHAERMLLEQDAMRQELSLFGGALSGVLRIGMVPQSSIDIMPLLKRFNDAFPKVSLRLSVMTHGTLLEQLDLHQTDIGLGFDELLTEHQRRSLDVQLRHPNPMALLGPLPPHLSPSQPLRLADLQDLPLILPSATMQFRRYLDEAAARQQLSLRVVLETDSLFHLANGVSHGLGCAVVSAGIAATAHQLFKLPCQPLVDASAGTIAFITRKHSVTPAMRAFLAEAGA
- a CDS encoding LysR family transcriptional regulator — translated: MSRAFDPVQLGSIELFCKAAELGSFTATAQVLGVTPASVSRSIQRIEARLGVKLFNRTTRSVRLTDDGELYRAQCQQALDQIAEAERAITGRQRHPKGLLRVSVGTVYAHHRLVPLLPAFMATYPEVEIELNVSNRNIDFVEDGYDLAIRLGEPRDSRVIARKLEEASVGVFCSPDYAARRPPPTSLAALHQHDLIQFITPSTGRPFPWSFIDDKGLPVDVSVHSRQRVLEDVLAGLGWAVAGGGLFQIYHFVAAEALRQGKLVEVMTPFAGRSRPFYALYPQHRHLSTRVRAFVDYLLAAVRP
- a CDS encoding sensor domain-containing diguanylate cyclase; this encodes MLSHWLLRFDLHRLILALAVLGVLATFGNSFYAIHQAQRQLLIDSTLEANRVYATKLAASTAAMLNAAQQQLAYSATLLAPLLHANDVKGLEQEVAQLRERTNTFNSVAVVNTEATIVAVSPEALKVKGAKLSSRSARQSLASRKPLISDPLIALSGNYLISLSYPIFLADGRFLGFVAGSIYLESASVLSGLLGQHYYQDGSYLYVVDRQRTLIYHPNPKRIGQKIGDNAVVDEVLQGRQGAQSVLNSRGSEMLAGFAPVAGAGWGVVAQRPRSATLAGLDQQMLEILKGMIPVTLFILFVIWLSATAIARPLRQLANRARLMDQQEAASNISGIRAWYFEAAQLKLAILKGLGLLNTKIDQLHTDSHTDPMTGLFNRRAMQQMLDDYQAQSRPLAVIALDIDHFKGINDHFGHDVGDAVIVALATLMQRDLRADAALCRSGGEEFLLLLPGVSLVQAQRIAERLRLTVAGHEMEQAGRITISLGVAHWPGDASDLGAVLKQADKALYQAKHRGRNCVVVAGA
- a CDS encoding LysR family transcriptional regulator — protein: MELRDLKAFVTLGEVLHFGQAAARQHITQSALSKQIRRLEGEFGGELFERNASSTRLTPLGRALYGDACALVAQSEQLGRTARDVLAGNGGTLRIGFGVATKLLVPAAIARFRASRPGVGIELNDLSSHHQLLALAEGRLDLGFCRLPAPKGWQVLPVVRAHFVAVLPAGYQGVTGLSDLLDKPLAILRRDKAPSFHDQFVHYLAQSGLRFGDIQYVNDFAAGIATAAAGIAWTLVPSSTTIEHPDVITLPLAEAEASWIIGLIRPPGGDNPLITPFWQTVAELGDPALTALGDRGGAGS
- a CDS encoding glycoside hydrolase family 1 protein, whose amino-acid sequence is MHHPKFNDFPADFLWGAASAAYQVEGAWNEDGKGPSVWDLFTKLPGKTFEGSNGDVAVDHYHRVEEDVALMAEMGLKAYRFSVSWPRIFPSGRGEVNEAGLAFYERLIDALLAHGIEPVLTLYHWDLPQALQDEYGGWEDRRIIDDFEHYCVTLYQRFAGKVKYWVSLNEQNYNLTNAYQLGTHPPAVQDRKRFFAANHIAFLANARVIKAFRQHVPNGLIGPSFAYSPAYPASCAPSDMLAFENAEEFTNLWWLDAYCFGRYPQAALAYLRETGEAPEILPGDLELLSEGTPDYIGVNYYYTLTFTDNPLGGQTMQRINTTGQKGTTPSSGVPGLYKTTPNPHLETSNWDWAIDPTGMRIALRRLSSRYGLPLMITENGLGEFDKLTTDGRVQDDYRIAYLHSHLKACQEAMQDGVELIGYCAWSFTDILSWLNGYQKRYGFVYVERDEQGGSLRRIKKESFHWYSQVIASGGKTL
- the fdhD gene encoding formate dehydrogenase accessory sulfurtransferase FdhD; this encodes MIPFNSRLPRLDELVEEVAVSVNINGINHAVMMATPDDLDDFAIGFLFGEGIIGGNHDVHDIQSISSEQGVVLDITIANRCLAALGRRKRRLAGASGCGICGVEAIEHALPELTPLTPGAPLDTARLRDLRERIAPWQSKARQSGALHAALALNERGEILACREDIGRHNALDKLIGMQLRQPVQAHTLVITSRCGSELIHKAVQFGAAHLISLASPSQLAVRLALKYNLTLIHVPRSDAPVCYASPRAQDQFGDSHVQSY
- a CDS encoding type 1 glutamine amidotransferase domain-containing protein, whose protein sequence is MKNTLKALLASLLLATSAAASAAPKGEVLVLLSSETALPLKEGKTLTSGYYLNELGVPAAALLDAGYALTIVTPKGNRPQADRGSVDPKYFGGSKQEMGRIGAVVDALLATGEVKSLNAVLKAGPERYAGLFIPGGHAPLIDLATDPEVGTLLRHFHDSQKPTAAICHGPIALLAAQGDPAGFEQAVIAGKAGGAGEWIYDGYRMTIFSDEEEAVFEGSLKGDKLRYYPAQAMAQAGGKMQFVAPWQPGVVSDRELITGQNPFSDRALASAFITALDQQQGAR
- a CDS encoding FdhF/YdeP family oxidoreductase gives rise to the protein MSSHIEKPAKAGGFSSLQSTFKQVLRSQKTRQNIKNLLRVNQTDGFDCPGCAWGDNKQGAFQFCENGAKAVAWESTGKTVGAAFFAEHSVRRLSAQSDYWLEYQGRLTEPLRYNPATDHYEPVSWDQAFAIIADKLKSLASPDEVEFYTSGRASNEASYLYQLFGRLYGTNNFPDCSNMCHEASGVGLIQSVGVGKGTVVLDDFDAAKAIFVFGQNPGTNHPRMMNALRKAARQGCQIVTFNNLKEVALERFASPQSPAELLTPAATRISHQYLTPKLGGDMAAIRGMAKYILEEEGGRIDLAFIEQHTAHFDDYLAQVKATEWAQIEAQSGLGREEIVQAARIFAQSESVISCWAMGITQHKHSVDTIREIVNLHLMCGQIGKPGAGLCPVRGHSNVQGNRTMGINEKPNAAFIDRLERRFPVGLKRTPGHNVYEALKALHGGKSKVLVCLGGNLAAAAPDTDFTYEAMRKSELNVQISTKLNRSHLMVSNDALILPCLGRTELDTQRSGVQKITVEDTFSMVHASTGMNEPVSPLCLSEIDIVARMAEATLGSERVDWLALRDDYALLRNLIAETIAGFDDFNRRIEEPSGFHLENGAALLRWNTPSGRAEFRASRLPDSILPQCTSHAEQMVDEPVLLLQSLRSHDQYNTTIYGMDDRYRGIKGRRNVVFMNEEDARRLGLAEEQQVDMTAICNDGRERVVRGFSVIFYEIPRGNIAAYYPETNPLVAIESIGEGSFTPTSKSVPVLVTPSQGQAASLAVNL